The following are encoded together in the Narcine bancroftii isolate sNarBan1 chromosome 10, sNarBan1.hap1, whole genome shotgun sequence genome:
- the LOC138744558 gene encoding uncharacterized protein yields MVLLSPALGSDFQGTSRGTARPTADDSCHVGHVNSLLYITDKSTGHWFLVDTGAGLSALPPHSTGNLNTDPTPTLRAANGSAIKTYGTRRAQIQIEDEKFTWRFVLASVGTTLLGADCLRAHGLLVDVRSRRLLNVRTFRSVRLGTMDDDRPKIATVATATDEFTKILSEFPAILEPCFDIASPRHGVFHYISTKGPPLHARARRLPPEKLKQAKEEFSRLQELGIIRRLDSAWAAQLHMVLNSSRLDALQRLLFF; encoded by the coding sequence atggtgcttttatcaccagcgctggggagtgaCTTCCAGGGGACTTCCAGGGGAACGGCCAGGCCAACCGCTGATGATAGCTGCCACGTTGGCCATgtgaacagcctcctttacatcacTGACAAGTCCACAGGCCACtggttcctggtggacacaggggctgggCTGAGCGCCCTCCCCCCCCATAGCACTGGAAACTTGAACACGGACCCCACTCCAACCCtgcgggctgccaatggttctgCAATCAAGACTTATGGCACCCgtagggcacagatacagatcgAGGATGAAAAGTTCACTTGGAGGTTCGTCTTGGCCTCGGTGGGCACCACGCTGTTAGGGGCTGACTGCCTAAGGGCTCACGGTCTGCTGGTGGACGTGAGGAGCAGGAGGTTGCTCAATGTCCGCACCTTTCGCTCGGTGCGCCTGGGCACAATGGACGACGACAGACCCAAAATTGCCACGGTAGCCACCGCCACAGATGAGTTCACTAAGATCCTCAGTGAGTTTCCTGCCATCCTGGAGCCATGCTTCGACATCGCCTCCCCCCGCCATGGCGTTTTCCATTACATCTCCACAAAAGGCCCCCCGCTGCATGCCAGAGCTAGACGGCTGCCACCGGAGAAGCTAAAACAagcaaaggaggaattctccaggctccaggagttgGGCATCATTCGGCGGTTGGACAGCGCTTGGGCGGCACAACTGCACATGGTCCTGAATTCATCGAGGTTGGATGCCCTGCAGAGACTACTTTTTTTTTAG